A window of Mercenaria mercenaria strain notata chromosome 16, MADL_Memer_1, whole genome shotgun sequence contains these coding sequences:
- the LOC128549703 gene encoding uncharacterized protein LOC128549703, whose amino-acid sequence MFKIPDFFPSVSQRLSYVLDDIGINEETVIMRRKFGLLRESLLTLKYRVRSEKKTLFHFGSQTEGTTTKDLKSDLDVLYCDERFNTMQDESEWMRGKLNLLMIEDDTTPPGYVKLQLWKKNRPEAREELPNDPKNNFSLDPRRRVLMKNSALYSYCQYGQLGGYIHGPAITKENPNFDVVDAIFCKSWPRHAIRGHDIVQWQGESMMKYSIGGGCFVVPVGQSKSNESFEWRISTSLAERCFMFNLNITQLRCYVLLKMVTKSILLGETLSSFQCKTAIMHLVSSTDGNIWREDNLLICVLLCLRLLSIFLSRNNCPHYFIRDNNLLTGRLDTKSRLAIQKQLEQLVVDKCFFILGIKIDKLGDRLYLHCSPLRPGGNVSDSSEDDSVQTKHLQFTALFRVLLAKYMEIINFPSAPRPPPQPNGRLAGLFNRICNFTNQLVSPLKAVSWQTQVVNVLLFYRMGNALQKSTALMLAPLLCTSYGSFLASYCLSLGADVSAKAMEYLLLGVDSDVAAGYLKLASVLLLAGQFDNANLALQYVEEDYDTNNVEPMCHCVSTTRFLEDIRVPLDIFGSNEHKLNSCVAFGVVYTRDEMHCVPKALKYEMFRCTREETLARNDKQDYWMDWAVVDSFPFLYFLKYLTLGRLNQREEQMAVLTKFQNVFLEEPNLFHRDTAFNLLGQCMELENRMADALGCYRMSLKERPTHNVARWHVVKLLYMYVQSARRAPQKDNDKSIYLYRRVKSAR is encoded by the coding sequence ATGTTCAAGATACCGGACTTTTTCCCGAGTGTATCTCAAAGGTTGTCGTATGTTTTGGACGATATTGGTATAAACGAAGAAACCGTTATAATGCGGCGGAAGTTTGGATTGCTGAGAGAAAGTCTGCTTACGCTGAAGTATAGAGTACGCTCCGAGAAGAAAACACTCTTCCATTTCGGGAGTCAGACAGAGGGAACAACTACAAAGGACCTGAAATCAGACCTAGATGTATTATACTGTGATGAAAGATTCAATACCATGCAAGATGAAAGTGAATGGATGAGAGGAAAACTAAATCTTTTAATGATAGAGGATGACACTACACCACCGGGGTACGTAAAACTTCAACTTTGGAAGAAAAATAGACCGGAAGCTAGGGAAGAGTTACCTAATGACCCGAAGAACAACTTTAGTTTGGATCCTCGTCGGAGAGTTTTAATGAAGAACTCAGCCTTATATTCATACTGCCAATACGGTCAGTTAGGAGGATATATCCATGGGCCTGCTATTACAAAAGAAAATCCAAATTTTGATGTTGTAGACGCCATTTTCTGCAAATCTTGGCCAAGGCATGCTATCAGAGGGCATGATATAGTACAATGGCAAGGCGAATCCATGATGAAATACAGTATCGGTGGGGGTTGCTTTGTTGTCCCAGTTGGACAGTCTAAATCGAATGAGAGTTTTGAGTGGAGAATATCCACTTCATTAGCTGAACGATGTTTTATGTTTAACTTGAACATTACACAGTTAAGATGTTACGTTTTACTAAAAATGGTGACAAAATCGATTCTCCTTGGTGAGACACTCTCGAGCTTTCAGTGTAAAACTGCAATTATGCATTTGGTATCAAGTACAGACGGAAATATTTGGAGGGAAGATAACTTACTTATTTGCGTGTTATTGTGCCTTCGCTTGTTATCTATATTTCTTTCAAGAAATAATTGTCCACATTACTTTATTCGAGATAATAATTTGCTCACAGGAAGGCTGGACACAAAATCAAGACTAGCCATTCAAAAGCAGTTGGAGCAGTTGGTCGTTGACAAATGCTTTTTCATCTTAGGTATCAAAATAGACAAGTTAGGCGATAGGTTATACTTACATTGCAGTCCATTGCGTCCAGGAGGCAATGTCTCAGATAGTTCAGAAGATGATTCAGtgcaaacaaaacatttacaatttaCTGCATTGTTCAGAGTGCTCCTTGCAAAATATATGGAAATTATTAATTTTCCATCTGCACCTCGACCGCCACCTCAGCCGAATGGTAGACTTGCGGGACTTTTTAACAGAATTTGCAACTTTACCAATCAACTTGTTTCACCTTTAAAGGCTGTTTCATGGCAAACGCAAGTGGTTAACGTATTGCTGTTTTATCGTATGGGAAATGCCCTACAGAAATCTACTGCGCTGATGTTAGCACCATTGCTATGCACTTCGTATGGTTCATTTCTAGCATCATACTGCTTATCACTTGGTGCGGATGTTTCCGCTAAAGCTATGGAATATCTTCTTCTCGGTGTTGATTCAGATGTGGCAGCTGGGTATCTAAAGCTTGCGTCTGTGCTACTTCTTGCAGGTCAGTTCGATAACGCAAATCTGGCTCTCCAGTATGTGGAAGAAGATTATGATACAAACAATGTTGAACCGATGTGCCATTGTGTGAGTACCACTCGTTTTCTCGAAGACATTCGTGTTCCGCTAGACATATTTGGTAGTAATGAACACAAGCTTAACTCTTGCGTAGCATTTGGGGTAGTATATACAAGAGACGAGATGCACTGTGTTCCCAAAGCTCTAAAGTATGAAATGTTTAGATGTACAAGGGAGGAAACATTGGCCAGAAATGACAAGCAGGACTACTGGATGGACTGGGCAGTAGTGGATAGCTTCCCATTTCTATATTTCTTGAAATATCTGACTCTCGGAAGGCTGAATCAACGGGAAGAGCAAATGGCAGTCTTAACAAAATTTCAGAATGTGTTTCTAGAGGAACCCAATCTTTTCCACAGGGACACCGCTTTCAATCTGCTTGGACAGTGCATGGAACTTGAGAACAGAATGGCAGACGCACTGGGATGTTATAGGATGTCGCTGAAAGAAAGACCAACACATAATGTTGCACGGTGGCATGTTGTAAAActcttgtacatgtatgtacaatcAGCTCGGAGGGCACCTCAAAAAGACAATGATAAATCTATATATCTATATCGGCGAGTTAAGTCTGCTCGGTAG